The segment CGATGAGGATAAATCCCCTAATTGTTTACTCAACAGTGAGGATAGCAATCAATCTTGGAGAGAAAAATCAGAGAGAGATGCGATTGGTGAAAATTATAGAACTAATGAACCGGTGTCAGCAGAAGCCGAGTCCCTTCAGCAGCCACACAACGACAATGGAAGCCCCCAGGGGAATAAACAAGAGGATCATGCTCGTAGATTAATGGAGGCtcaaaagaggagagagagggcTCGGAGATTTTCATCTTTCACAAGTTGGATGCCTGATTTGCAGAGAGTTTGGGCCCCTAAGCAGCCAAAGTTGATAAAGCAAAAGTCAGATCCTCTTCGGAAGCTTTCAAAAAGGAAGGAACGGCGAAGGGTAAGCTACGACATGGTATGTGAGACTCCTATGACAGCAAACATGGTATGTGAGACCCCTATGACACGGAACAAACGTTCTTGCCCACGGGGAAGCAGTATTGATGATAAAGACTACCAAGATTCTGGAAGTCAATCGGGTGGTTCTGTTTCTAAGGCATTGTTTCAGGATGACCAATGATATGAGCCAGTAAATTTTCTTCAAGCTGACCTGATTTGTGACTTTCATCTGAAACTATGtgtaaaaacattaaaaagacACTGTAAGAACCAGCTGCCATACATTTCTGGATTTAACAAGGGAAGCCTACTTGAGAGTTCAACCAAAAGTGGTTGAGAAATAGAGTTAATATACTTGTACctttttcatcttatttttatttatttgtttgtaaaATTAGTTGaacattgtatttttttttttccaaattaccTTAACCTGAATGTATTTTAGACCCTCGAttaaataaaatggaaagaGGATGAACTGTGATGCTCCTCCAcatttatgtattttatattgGTGAAAccatatgtatgtatgtacaaATGTACAacgtatttttttttgggggggttggtgtgaattatttttttacttggtGGGAATTCAAGCCAAACAAgtccattaatattttttaaaattgctaagagttttgtaatttaattggCATTTATTGGTATTTCCAATGAAAAACGCATGGGCCAAATTCCTCTTACCCATTTTAACTagtgaattgaaaaaaaaaaattgtagtccATTACCATCAGGAACAGTGCTTTTTGATGAAATTGGTAAGGAATTTACATCCTATAACCTTCTCTCCTTGTTTTATTTTGATGAGAACTAAGAAGTAAGAAGACTAGCCATTTAACTGCTGGGAACTAGGGACTGATTGTGTAGCCTGGTACACCAAGGCTATGAAATCCAATTGAAGATGGTGTAGCCTGGTAGTATGGACCTTAGAGTTTAGACACACCGTATATCAAAGTCGTAATATCTAAATCAGTTCCAAACCTCATCTTCGAAACTCTTCGCTCATTCATGAAATCAGTCACTCCTCTTTCCCGCCATTTTTCTACTGCCAGGCAACTTCAAAACCTAGTCTTGTCAACCCCAAAACTCGAGTTCGCTCAGAAAAGCTCAGCTCTCACTGAAGAACTGTGTGGTAATATATTGGACCAATACCCAGATATCAAAACCTTGAAAAAACTCCATTCTAAGATCATTGTCGATCAGCCTCTCTGCTCAAACCCTTCTATTGGCATCAAACTCATGAGAGCTTATGCTGCCTGTGGAGAACCTGGTATCACGCGCCACGTATTCGATGAAATTCCTGAGAAGAACGTTGTTTTCTTTAATGTCATGATCAGAAGCTATGTAAACAACCATTTGTACCATGACGCTCTTCTTGTTTTCAAAACCATGGCTAGTCAGGGATTTGAGCCTGATAATTATACATATCCTTGCGCGTTGAAAGCATGTTCTGGATTGGAAAATTTGAATGTTGGGTTGCAAATTCATGGTGCTGTTGTTAAAGTTGGACttgatttgaatttgtttatCGGGAATGGTCTAGTTGCAATGTATGGGAAATGTGGTTGTTTAATGGAGGCTCGTCGAGTTCTTGATGAGATGCCAAGCAGAGATGTTGTTTCCTGGAATTCAATGGTTGCTGGGTATGCACAGAATGCACGGTTTGATGATGCATTAGAGGTTTGTAAAGAGATGGAGGAATTGAGATTAAAACCAGATGCTGGTACAATGGCTAGCCTCTTGCCGGCTGTAACTAACACAATTTCTAACAATGTTTCATATGTGAAGGAGATTTTCATGAAGTTGGCCAAAAAGAGTGTGGTTTCATGGAATGTGATGATAGCAGTGTATGTGAATAATTCAATGCCTGCTGAAGCGGTTAATTTATATTTACAGATGGAAAAAAATAGGATAGAACCCGATGCAGTCACTATTGCTAGTATTCTTCCTGCTTGTGGGGATCTTTCGGCTCTATCTTTAGGAAGGCGGATGCATGAATATGTTGAGAGGAAGAAACTACGACCAAATTTATTATTGGAGAATGCCTTGGTTGACATGTATGCTAAGTGTGGAAGTTTACAAGATGCAAGGGAAGTGTTTGACAGAATGAAATTCCGGGATGTTGTAACATGGACGTCAATGATCTCTGCATATGGTCTTAATGGACAAGGTCGTGATGCTGTGGCACTTTttgcaaaaatgcaaaacgtAGGTTTGAGTCCGGATTCTATTGCCTTTGTTTCAGTTATTTCTGCTTGCAGCCATGCAGGACTATTGGAGGAGGGTCGATATTACTTCAAATTGATGACTGAGGAGTATAGAATAATTCCAAGGATTGAACACTATGCTTGCATGGTAGATTTGTTGGGACGTTCCGGACAAGTAGATGAGGCCTATAGCTTTATCAAGCAGATGCCAGTAGAGCCTAACGAGAGAGTTTGGGGGGCTCTGCTGAGTTCCTGTCGGGTGTACTCAAACATGAATATTGGGCTTCTAGCTGCTGATCACCTTTTTCAATTGGCTCCCGAGCAGTCAGGTTATTATGTCTTGTTATCCAACATATATGCAAAGGCTGGTAGATGGAAAGATGTAACAACCATCCGATCAATGATGAAGGGTAGAGGACTTAAGAAAATTCCTGGCATCAGCAATGTTGAGCTGAACGATCGGATTCACACCTTTCTTGCTGGTGACCAATCACATCCGCATTCTGAGAAGATATATGAAGAGCTAGACGTATTGGTGGGGAAGATGAAAGAATTAGGTTATGTTCCTGAGACTGATTCTGCTCTACATGATGTGGAGGAGGAGGATAAGGAATGCCATCTGGCAGTTCATAGTGAGAAGTTGGCTATTGTCTTTGCTATTCTGAACACTGAGCCTGGGACACCAATTAGAATTACCAAGAATCTCCGTGTTTGTGGGGATTGCCATATTGCAGCCAAGCTCATCTCTAAGATAGTTCAACGTGAAATAATTGTCAGGGATACGAATCGTTTCCACCATTTCAAGAATGGTGTTTGCTCATGTGGTGATTATTGGTGAGCAGCTTCTTCGTGCCTTTTGCTTGAAAGATAAGGGTTTAAAACAATAGAAACATTGAAGCCAAACAATGATTTGGAAACTGCACGGTTCATAGATTATGAGATTGTGGATTTTTTTGCTGACTGCAGCTGTCACCCCTGACCTTTACATGATCATCAGTTCTCATTCTCCTAATGATATAATGCCTGCAATTTGCACTGGCTAAGGCCCTATATATTTTCCAACGTTTTCAATTCCTGTATGGATATGTGATGAAGTAAATATGTAGATGGTTTTGGTGATTCTGACTTCTTAGGGATACCATGTGAGCAATGGCAGATATCATTTCATATACCCAGATTTTTGCTAGTTATTCTGTACCTGTTCAATTGATTAGGTAGCTTGTTGCAAGGATTATTCTAACTTTATAGGACTACTGTGACAATGGTAGATGTGGAAATCATATACTGTGCATGAGACTTGATGACTGCATTGTTCCAAGTCAAGTAACACTAGGGGTCAGAAAGCAAATTTATGAGAATGGGTAGGCTTTTTCAGGGTTTGTCAGCCTCTATATATGTGCTCTGCTGAAAAGTAACCCCCAAGGGAAAGGCTATGTCCGCTCATGCCTGCCATTTGCAAGAAAGTTGCATCTATGCCTGATACTTTGTAATTTCAGTCAGTTGTTGACAAGTTGGTCAAAGATCTGATACCTATTCTCAATTggtacatatttttaattacttCAGTTTTGTTTAGTTGcaaatttgatcattataaatCTCATTTCCTAGTTGATTAACTCTCATGAATGTCCATCTAAATATTAAGAGCACATATAGTTCGAATTCTACTTTGTAATCAAAAGCCAGTGCACAAACATCAGTGGTTAAAGCATTCAGATTGTCTTGGATGGTTTTGTTTGCCACAAATTGTCCACCAAATCATGCTAAAAGTGTGAAGAAGGCAAAATTTCAGAACCATGAATATTATTccataaatttacaaaatttcatttttcacttatCAATCTTTTGCAATTCCTTCTTAGGCAAGAGATATATCATTGAAAAGCCTGAGCTCTTGCTGAGAAGAAAATATACGCAGCCTAAGATTCTTGTGCTGGTTGCTTAGTCCTCCTGTCATTCCATAAAATTGCTGCTACACATGGTTTTTCTGTGCTTCATTGAAGTTCAGCTTCACTGAGTTTCTTAAGGAAGCCCCCATCACTTTGCACCTGATATTGACCCCCACAATTGGATGTAATCTTTGTGTATCAGGGTGATCACTTGTAGTGTCTGTTGAACTTCCAGTGAAAACAATTCCACCAAACATATTGATTCTTTGAATAGCTAAATAATGGTGGCTGGTAAAATGAGTGAAAAGAACATTTGAATTCATaccctttattatttttattgctaaGAAAATGTATAACATTTAACAGATTAAAAGATGCAGCTCAGATTTTCAAACATTTTGATCGCTGATTACACTCAATTGACTTTCAACGGACACATCTATTTGgctgaacatttttttttttttgggttgttgttgttgttgttgtgatttTTGATTATTTGGTTTGATCACTTTGCATATAAGAATGTGGACAACTGTAATTTGGGTTATTGTTagatatataactttttatcatggaaaaattatagatttatgCTTAGTTGAATGATAGAAATCCTCAAAGATAGGTCTGAATATATTGCAGTGTGTCACTAATAGggcttttgtaatttttagatgCTGAAAACTGTGAAGACTTAATTTAGTAAGAAAGTAACATTGTTGATAGGTGATTATGAgaagattctgattttcaaatataatagtgTAGACAAGCCAATTGATAGAAGCAAGAACCTTATCATATGcaaatacaattattttttgttgatatatTTAACCAAATAACTAACCTTTGACTATGTTTCTTGGAATTTCAACTTCTTCTAGTCTCCCTGGAGTGTTTGATTGTTAACAGAAATGGCAGATGACTGGCTACCAAAGAAATCCACTGCCCACATTTAGTGATGCAATATGACAGCTTTATCTGAAGAAATCTGTAAGAACAAAAGTGAAGAGATAACAGGTAGGAGTTTTCTTTAATGATATTTATATGGCAAATACCAAGCTACTTTGGTGTAAGCTAGTATTGTGTGTATGTGGAGAAGTAGTCTAGCAATATTCCTAGacagcactttttttttttcttagaaaagtAAACCTCAAAAAGATTACCTTGAAAATGACTCTAATAAGTACAAACAGGTTCTAAAGAAAGAGGTTTTTCTGTTATCATGCTAGCTTTAGAAACAACAATGTGTAAGTTTTAAATTCCAGAGTAAGAACAAAATGAAGATAAAACTTACATTATATTTGCAAGAGTGATTCTAAAGGTATTGTGATCACATAAGCAATTGATGACCATTTCAACTCCTCACAAccaaagaataagaaga is part of the Quercus robur chromosome 9, dhQueRobu3.1, whole genome shotgun sequence genome and harbors:
- the LOC126699885 gene encoding putative pentatricopeptide repeat-containing protein At3g49142; this encodes MKSVTPLSRHFSTARQLQNLVLSTPKLEFAQKSSALTEELCGNILDQYPDIKTLKKLHSKIIVDQPLCSNPSIGIKLMRAYAACGEPGITRHVFDEIPEKNVVFFNVMIRSYVNNHLYHDALLVFKTMASQGFEPDNYTYPCALKACSGLENLNVGLQIHGAVVKVGLDLNLFIGNGLVAMYGKCGCLMEARRVLDEMPSRDVVSWNSMVAGYAQNARFDDALEVCKEMEELRLKPDAGTMASLLPAVTNTISNNVSYVKEIFMKLAKKSVVSWNVMIAVYVNNSMPAEAVNLYLQMEKNRIEPDAVTIASILPACGDLSALSLGRRMHEYVERKKLRPNLLLENALVDMYAKCGSLQDAREVFDRMKFRDVVTWTSMISAYGLNGQGRDAVALFAKMQNVGLSPDSIAFVSVISACSHAGLLEEGRYYFKLMTEEYRIIPRIEHYACMVDLLGRSGQVDEAYSFIKQMPVEPNERVWGALLSSCRVYSNMNIGLLAADHLFQLAPEQSGYYVLLSNIYAKAGRWKDVTTIRSMMKGRGLKKIPGISNVELNDRIHTFLAGDQSHPHSEKIYEELDVLVGKMKELGYVPETDSALHDVEEEDKECHLAVHSEKLAIVFAILNTEPGTPIRITKNLRVCGDCHIAAKLISKIVQREIIVRDTNRFHHFKNGVCSCGDYW